In Gossypium arboreum isolate Shixiya-1 chromosome 6, ASM2569848v2, whole genome shotgun sequence, the following are encoded in one genomic region:
- the LOC128293754 gene encoding protein MAINTENANCE OF MERISTEMS-like, whose translation MTGPPLPLIEDYLREAGFWHVAMISRGCKLDPKLISALIERWRLETHTFYLPCGECTITLEDVHLQLGLLVDGDAVTGSVHSADWGAVCYELLGAIPDNINGGRIEMGWLRDTFPEPDDNSIELEKIQYARAYILQIIGGYMMPDLSRNLVHLRWLLKLVDFRAAGEFIWGSTVLATLYREMCRATRWNKAKIGGCLSLLQSWARWNHSASYARLLTCLEDIWLLLEQRSEAQFQWIPYEDPTIRVVIPDEYLQNPNALHVKVPLVNFAIVEMHQSDRVLRQFGFQQPIPVAPEVLDDHHEIDLRQLHTDWPRF comes from the exons ATGACTGGTCCTCCATTACCGTTGATAGAGGATTACCTACGGGAAGCGGGTTTTTGGCACGTGGCGATGATAAGTCGagggtgcaagttggacccgaaacttATTAGTGCGTTGATAGAAAGGTGGAGACTCGAGACGCACACATTTTATCTTCCATGTGGAGAGTGCACTATCACTTTGGAAGACGTGCATTTGCAATTAGGATTGCTGGTGGACGGGGACGCAGTCACTGGTTCCGTTCATTCTGCTGATTGGGGAGCGGTATGCTACGAGCTTTTGGGTGCTATTCCGGATAATATTAACGGAGGTCGGATCGAGATGGgctggttacgagacacatttCCAGAGCCGGATGATAATTCTATCGAACTAGAAAAAATTCAATATGCTCGAGCATACATTCTTCAGATAATTGGAGGTTATATGATGCCGGACTTGTCACGAAACCTTGTACATCTGAGATGGCTGCTGAAACTTGTTGATTTTAGAGCAGCTGGTGAATTTATTTGGGGGTCTACCGTGTTGGCAACACTGTACCGGGAGATGTGCAGGGCTACGCGATGGAATAAAGCGAAAATTggaggttgcctatcactactgcAATCATGGGCACG gtggaaccattcggCAAGTTATGCTCGATTACTTACCTGTCTTGAAGATATATGGCTTCTATTAGAGCAACGGTCGGAAGCACAA tttcaatggaTACCATACGAGGATCCGACAATTCGGGTAGTAATTCCGGATGAATACTTGCAAAATCCGAATGCTTTGCACGTGAAGGTCCCATTGGTCAACTTTGCTATTGTGGAGATGCACCAATCAGACAGAGTATTACGGCAATTTGGATTCCAACAACCGATTCCTGTGGCACCTGAGGTGTTGGATGATCATCACGAAATCGACTTACGCCAATTGCATACGGATTGGCCGAGATTCTAG
- the LOC128293755 gene encoding uncharacterized protein LOC128293755 encodes MQGGHVWCAKVLQEINKAKARANTMYTVCHDRDNLWFRVTEFDKPHQGITGGQYRVQLRNRTCDCGRFDALCYPCAHVIAACQNLRMDPMSYVDDVYRLEYMYNMWRHIFLQVPDERKRPSVSLALFKLLPDRELRRKPKGRPCSTRIRNNMDIRETTNQQKLCGWCRNPGHTSRSCPNRNS; translated from the coding sequence ATGCAGGGAGGCCATGTATGGTGCGCaaaggtattgcaagaaattaacaaggcgaaGGCACGGGCGAACACTATGTACACAGTGTGTCACGATCGAGACAACTTATGGTTTCGTGTGACAGAGTTTGACAAACCGCACCAAGGTATTACTGGCGGGCAATATCGTGTACAATTAAGAAATAGGACTTGCGATTGTGGGAGGTTTGACGCACTTTGTTATCCATGCGCTCATGTAATTGCAGCGTGTCAAAATCTTCGTATGGATCCCATGAGCTATGTCGACGACGTGTACAGATTGGAATACATGTACAACATGTGGAGACACATATTCCTACAGGTCCCAGATGAGCGTAAGAGGCCCTCTGTATCGCTTGCTCTGTTTAAGCTGTTACCGGATAGAGAGTTGCGGCGTAAACCAAAGGGTCGACCTTGCTCGACTAGAATACGCAACAATATGGATATCCGAGAAACAACAAATCAACAGAAGTTATGtggatggtgtaggaacccaggcCATACAAGTAGATCATGTCCAAATCGCAATAGTTGA
- the LOC108486025 gene encoding dnaJ protein homolog — MFGRAPKKSDNTKYYEILGVSKNASQDDLKKAYRKAAIKNHPDKGGDPEKFKELAQAYEVLSDPEKREIYDQYGEDALKEGMGSGGGGHDPFDIFQSFFGGNPFGASGSSRGRRQRRGEDVIHPLKVSLEDLYNGTSKKLSLSRNVICSKCKGKGSKSGASMKCTGCQGSGMKVSIRHLGPSMIQQMQHPCNECKGTGETINDKDRCPQCKGDKVVQEKKVLEVIVEKGMQNGQRITFPGEADEAPDTVTGDIVFVLQQKDHPKFKRKGDDLFVEHTLALTEALCGFQFILTHLDGRQLLIKTQPGEVVKPDQFKAINDEGMPIYQRPFMRGKLYIQFTVDFPDSLTPDQCKALEAVLPPKASVQLTDMELDECEETTLHDVNIEEVMRRKQTQAQQEAYDEDEDMHGGAQRVQCAQQ; from the exons atGTTTGGGAGAGCACCGAAGAAAAGCGATAATACCAAATACTATGAGATTTTGGGAGTATCGAAAAACGCTTCTCAAGATGATCTAAAGAAAGCTTATAGAAAAGCCGCTATTAAGAATCATCCCGATAAAGGCGGCGATCCTGAAAAG TTTAAAGAGTTGGCTCAAGCTTATGAGGTGCTGAGTGACCCGGAGAAGCGTGAGATTTATGATCAGTATGGTGAGGACGCCCTTAAAGAAGGGATGGGCAGCGGTGGCGGTGGCCATGACCCTTTCGATATCTTCCAGTCATTCTTTGGTGGCAATCCTTTTGGTG CTAGTGGAAGCAGCCGAGGCAGAAGACAAAGAAGGGGGGAGGATGTAATCCATCCCCTCAAGGTATCATTGGAAGATCTCTACAATGGAACATCGAAAAAGCTTTCTCTTTCACGAAACGTAATATGCTCCAAGTGCAAGGG CAAAGGGTCTAAATCAGGTGCATCAATGAAATGTACCGGTTGTCAAGGTTCAGGAATGAAAGTCTCCATTCGGCACCTTGGTCCTTCCATGATCCAACAAATGCAGCATCCTTGCAATGAGTGCAAGGGTACTGGTGAAACCATCAACGATAAGGATCGTTGCCCACAATGCAAAGGTGATAAGGTTGTGCAAGAGAAGAAAGTCTTGGAGGTTATTGTTGAGAAGGGTATGCAGAATGGACAAAGGATTACTTTCCCAGGAGAAGCTGATGAAGCG CCCGATACGGTTACTGGGGACATTGTATTCGTCCTGCAACAGAAAGATCATCCTAAATTTAAACGAAAGGGTGATGACTTATTTGTAGAGCATACATTGGCACTTACTGAGGCCCTTTGTGGCTTTCAGTTCATACTGACTCACTTAGATGGCAGACAACTTCTCATTAAAACCCAACCTGGGGAAGTCGTTAAGCCTG ATCAATTCAAAGCAATAAACGATGAAGGAATGCCGATTTATCAGAGGCCATTTATGAGAGGTAAACTGTACATTCAGTTCACTGTTGACTTCCCTGACTCGTTGACCCCGGACCAGTGCAAGGCACTAGAGGCTGTGCTTCCTCCCAAGGCATCGGTTCAGCTGACTGACATGGAGCTGGATGAGTGCGAGGAAACAACCCTGCATGATGTTAACATTGAGGAAGTGATGCGTAGGAAACAGACTCAAGCTCAACAAGAAGCTTATGATGAAGATGAGGACATGCATGGTGGTGCGCAGAGAGTACAATGCGCTCAGCAATGA